One Gemmatimonadetes bacterium SCN 70-22 DNA window includes the following coding sequences:
- a CDS encoding cation transporter yields MQTSDPEAGARSGKRRMTNSGKHQRKLTVVLVLTGTYLIAEVVGGILTKSLALLADAGHMLTDVAGVGLALFAIRFAARPATPERTYGYYRTEILAAMANAIVLFGISFYILYEAWQRFRNPPAVESGAMLWVAGVGLVVNLISMRLLRDASNESLNMKGAYFEVLSDMLTSIGVIIAGVIMLTTGWYYADPLVSAGIGLFILPRTWRLLREAVGVLLEGTPADVNLVAVRDTVVATEGVSGAHDLHVWSLTSGTNALSAHVVMAPGSDHATVLRATQVAINEAHASIVHVTLQVEPPGWEQAETHT; encoded by the coding sequence ATGCAGACTTCCGACCCCGAGGCGGGCGCGAGATCCGGGAAGCGTCGAATGACGAATTCCGGCAAGCATCAGCGAAAGCTGACGGTCGTGCTCGTGTTGACTGGCACCTACCTCATCGCTGAAGTGGTCGGCGGGATTCTCACGAAGAGCCTCGCGCTGCTCGCTGACGCGGGCCACATGCTCACCGACGTCGCAGGCGTCGGGTTGGCGCTTTTCGCCATCCGGTTCGCGGCGCGACCGGCGACGCCCGAACGAACGTACGGCTATTACCGCACCGAGATCCTGGCGGCGATGGCCAACGCAATCGTGCTTTTCGGCATATCGTTCTACATCCTCTACGAGGCCTGGCAGCGGTTCCGCAATCCGCCAGCGGTCGAAAGCGGGGCCATGCTCTGGGTAGCCGGCGTCGGCCTTGTGGTGAATCTGATCAGCATGCGCCTCCTGCGCGACGCGTCGAACGAAAGCCTCAACATGAAGGGCGCGTATTTCGAGGTGCTCTCCGACATGCTGACGTCCATCGGCGTGATCATCGCCGGGGTCATCATGCTCACGACGGGGTGGTACTACGCCGACCCGCTCGTGTCAGCCGGCATCGGATTGTTCATCCTTCCCCGGACCTGGCGGCTGCTGCGCGAGGCGGTCGGCGTGCTGCTGGAGGGTACGCCCGCCGACGTCAACCTCGTGGCAGTGCGCGACACGGTCGTGGCCACAGAGGGCGTGAGCGGCGCTCACGACCTCCACGTCTGGTCGCTGACGTCGGGGACGAATGCGCTGAGCGCGCACGTCGTCATGGCGCCTGGCAGCGACCACGCGACCGTGCTGCGCGCTACGCAAGTCGCCATCAACGAGGCGCACGCCTCGATCGTGCATGTCACACTCCAAGTCGAGCCGCCTGGATGGGAACAGGCGGAGACACACACATGA
- a CDS encoding cadmium-translocating P-type ATPase, whose translation MNRSTRLDLPLLLPDVTDARDACVARLMHLLEKRSDIVSVHLVQPGDALPDDEPPLEELRPAANTTPNGASGAQLCLHYDAERLSLAQIEKLARLAGAQLTDRFAHEVIPIHLVGAEDEGRRIEASLRRLPGVTTAAVSLAGQVARVEYDRRRISLATIHAELAALGAQERRAPTAAATGAGNGVTSGAAMPSVPLPSRDAREAENANVSAKGRIEGPEPDVSWYARNRELAWSLMAGTMLAAGWGLERAGVAPMASIAAFVGAYIFGARDNVAHFLRDLGKGRFNFNIDLLMVVAALGAAVLGEWFEGALLLFLFSLGHALEHYALGRARNAIKALAELAPTRAVVLRDEGGVAREVTVAIEEVRPGDRVVVKPAERIPVDGTVTEGRSGVNQAPITGESVPVEKVPGESVFAGSVNGEGVLVVNVTAALGDRTLDRVVKLVAEAQTQKAPTQQFTDRFERIFVPVVLVADLLLIVVPPLLGVWTWGEAFYRAMALLVAASPCALALGTPSAVLAGIAQAARRGVLIKGGAHLEALGAIRVLALDKTGTITKGEPAVTDIVPAAGIGADDLLATTAAVERRSQHPLARAIMAAAATKGLAIAEAGEVQSVTGRGIRASVGADTVDVGRLLMFEERGMLVPEAIRADVVRLEANGRSTMVVRRSTDDQTDGWLGVIGIADEPRANAAATIERLRKSGITRIVMLTGDNAGVGNAVGRAVGVDEVRAGLLPEDKVEAIRELVATGPVAMIGDGVNDAPALANATVGIAMGGAGTAAALETADVALMSDDLGQLPFAIGLSHRARAIIRQNLYVSLSVIAGLIVVTVTGVAGIGTAVIVHEGSTLVVVANALRLLAYRGVD comes from the coding sequence ATGAATCGTTCCACCCGGCTGGACCTGCCACTCCTCCTTCCCGACGTGACCGACGCGCGTGACGCGTGCGTCGCGCGTCTCATGCACCTCCTCGAGAAGCGTTCCGACATCGTCAGCGTACATCTGGTGCAACCCGGTGATGCACTTCCCGATGACGAGCCTCCGCTCGAGGAGTTGCGTCCAGCCGCCAACACGACCCCAAACGGGGCCAGCGGCGCGCAGTTGTGCCTGCACTACGACGCCGAGCGGCTGTCACTCGCGCAGATCGAGAAGCTGGCGCGTCTCGCCGGTGCGCAGCTGACCGACCGCTTTGCGCACGAGGTGATCCCCATTCACCTGGTCGGCGCGGAGGATGAGGGTCGCCGAATCGAGGCGAGCCTCCGGCGGTTACCGGGCGTGACGACGGCGGCGGTCAGCCTGGCCGGGCAGGTTGCGCGCGTCGAGTACGACCGGCGGCGCATCTCGCTCGCCACCATTCACGCCGAATTGGCCGCGCTCGGCGCCCAGGAGCGGCGCGCGCCGACTGCGGCTGCCACCGGTGCGGGCAACGGGGTGACATCGGGTGCTGCGATGCCGTCCGTGCCGTTGCCGAGTCGCGACGCTCGTGAAGCGGAGAATGCGAACGTCAGTGCGAAGGGTCGGATCGAGGGCCCCGAGCCGGATGTCTCGTGGTACGCCCGCAATCGCGAGCTTGCGTGGAGCCTGATGGCGGGAACCATGCTCGCTGCCGGGTGGGGGCTGGAGCGCGCCGGCGTGGCGCCGATGGCGTCGATCGCCGCCTTCGTCGGCGCGTACATCTTCGGGGCGCGCGACAACGTGGCCCACTTCCTCCGGGATCTGGGCAAGGGACGCTTCAACTTCAACATCGACCTGTTGATGGTTGTGGCGGCCCTCGGCGCGGCCGTGTTGGGCGAGTGGTTCGAAGGCGCACTCCTGCTCTTTCTCTTCAGCCTCGGGCACGCGCTCGAGCACTACGCGCTCGGACGCGCGCGCAACGCCATCAAGGCACTCGCCGAGCTCGCGCCGACCCGGGCCGTCGTCCTGCGCGACGAGGGTGGCGTCGCGCGCGAGGTGACGGTAGCGATCGAGGAGGTGCGACCGGGGGACCGCGTCGTAGTGAAGCCGGCCGAACGCATCCCGGTTGACGGCACGGTGACCGAGGGGCGTTCGGGGGTGAATCAGGCGCCGATCACCGGCGAAAGTGTCCCTGTGGAGAAGGTGCCTGGTGAATCGGTTTTCGCCGGTTCGGTGAACGGCGAGGGGGTGCTCGTGGTCAACGTCACCGCGGCGCTCGGCGACCGCACGCTGGACCGTGTGGTGAAGCTCGTGGCGGAAGCGCAGACGCAGAAGGCGCCCACGCAGCAGTTCACGGATCGCTTCGAAAGGATCTTCGTTCCAGTCGTGCTGGTGGCCGATCTCCTCCTCATCGTGGTGCCGCCATTGCTCGGCGTGTGGACGTGGGGTGAGGCGTTCTATCGTGCCATGGCGTTGCTGGTCGCTGCGTCGCCCTGCGCCCTCGCCCTGGGCACACCCTCTGCGGTCCTGGCAGGTATCGCCCAAGCAGCTCGGCGCGGCGTACTCATCAAGGGAGGCGCGCACTTGGAGGCGCTCGGCGCGATCCGTGTGCTCGCTCTGGACAAGACCGGGACGATCACGAAGGGTGAACCGGCGGTCACCGATATCGTGCCTGCGGCGGGCATCGGGGCGGACGATCTGCTCGCCACGACCGCCGCAGTCGAACGGCGTTCCCAGCATCCGTTGGCGCGTGCGATCATGGCGGCGGCGGCGACGAAAGGTCTCGCCATCGCCGAAGCGGGCGAGGTGCAGTCGGTCACGGGGCGTGGCATCCGAGCGTCGGTTGGCGCCGATACCGTGGACGTGGGGCGGCTCCTGATGTTCGAGGAACGCGGGATGCTGGTGCCCGAAGCGATTCGGGCGGACGTCGTGCGGCTCGAGGCGAATGGCCGGTCAACGATGGTGGTGCGGCGGTCGACGGACGACCAGACCGATGGCTGGCTCGGCGTTATCGGCATCGCTGACGAACCGCGGGCGAACGCGGCGGCGACGATCGAGCGGCTCCGCAAGAGCGGCATCACACGCATCGTCATGCTCACCGGCGACAATGCCGGGGTGGGCAATGCCGTTGGACGTGCAGTGGGCGTAGACGAGGTGCGCGCCGGATTGTTGCCCGAAGACAAGGTGGAGGCAATCCGGGAGCTCGTCGCCACGGGTCCGGTCGCCATGATCGGCGACGGCGTGAACGATGCGCCCGCGCTGGCAAACGCCACGGTCGGCATCGCCATGGGCGGCGCTGGAACGGCCGCTGCCCTGGAGACGGCGGACGTGGCGCTCATGAGCGATGATCTGGGCCAGCTACCCTTCGCGATCGGCCTCAGTCACCGCGCACGTGCGATCATCCGACAGAACCTCTACGTGTCGCTGAGCGTGATCGCGGGGCTTATAGTGGTCACCGTCACCGGAGTCGCCGGGATCGGAACCGCGGTCATCGTGCATGAGGGAAGCACGCTGGTCGTCGTCGCCAACGCACTCCGCCTCCTCGCCTATCGCGGCGTCGACTGA
- a CDS encoding cation transporter, whose product MTSLIAFVLKQRLLVLALVALLIGVGIWSAMRLPIDAVPDVTNVQVQINTNAAALSPLEVERQITLPVELAMFGLPELEEIRAISKFGLSQVTVVFKEGTDIYFARQQVQERLQQAREQIPERIGRPEMGPISSGLGEIFQYTVSARDTTGLDPTELRTLQDWVVAPQLRGVPGVAEVNAFGGFEKQYQVLVRPEALIQYDLTLSQVLNAIAANNQNAGGGYITQGAEQLVIRGVGQVQNLEQIQGIVVASRNGTPVRVGDLADVVIGSTIRQGAVTKDGTGEVVTGIVLMRLGSNSRTVVNAVKERFATAAKSLPPGIELRAFYDRTELVDRTIKTVEKNLVEGAVLVVVILFLLLGNLRAAFIVALAIPLSMLFAVSLMVKAGIAGSLMSLGAIDFGLVVDGSVVMVENSMRRLGHRRSGEGFVATVLSACSEVARPILFGVGIIIVVYLPILTLEGVEGKMFKPMALTVVFALVGSLLLTFLLTPVLISLLLKGKVEEKDVWLVRKAKAIYEPALEWTLANVRKVLTGSVVAVALAVGLAPFLGSEFIPRLDEGSFALQVLRLPSVSLEESVRQTTQLETVLLEAFPDEIEDVVAKTGRPEIATDPMGVNISDIFVLLKPHDGWSKAESKGELEEKMSAVLSEIPGLVFSFSQPIELRVNELIAGVRSDLAIKVYGDDLSQLSTIADQVVAEVSKLDGATGFKAQQLEGLPQLQVTVLPEQLSRYGINSADVMQVVEAIGGVQASEVLEGQRRFALTVRFPATVRRNASTIAGILVSAPNGQRVPLGTLARVETVNGPAEISHENGSRLVIIEGNVRGRDIGSFVGDVRALFEGGTITLPTGYRPEFGGQFENLERASRRLTLVVPLSLLLIFVLLFATFNSVRQAALVFTGIPLATVGGVIALFLRGMPFSISAGVGFIALFGIAVLNGVVMVSYMNELRMHGMPLERAIREGGMTRLRPVLMTALVASFGFIPMAISTGAGAEVQQPLATVVIGGLVTSTLLTLLVLPLLYLLFERKQAERDSEREPEAHVAQGVPAAPHTDLIASGGHPS is encoded by the coding sequence ATGACTTCCCTCATAGCCTTCGTGCTCAAGCAGCGGCTGCTGGTGCTAGCCCTTGTGGCTCTGCTCATCGGCGTCGGCATCTGGTCCGCGATGCGGCTGCCCATCGACGCGGTTCCCGACGTAACCAACGTACAGGTCCAGATCAATACGAACGCCGCGGCGCTGTCGCCGCTCGAGGTGGAGCGACAGATCACGCTGCCCGTGGAACTGGCAATGTTCGGCCTGCCGGAGCTCGAGGAGATCCGCGCGATCTCCAAGTTCGGCCTGTCACAAGTCACGGTGGTCTTCAAGGAAGGCACCGACATCTACTTCGCGCGACAGCAGGTGCAAGAGCGCCTGCAACAGGCGCGCGAGCAGATCCCGGAGCGCATCGGCCGCCCCGAGATGGGCCCGATCTCGTCCGGGCTCGGGGAAATTTTCCAGTACACGGTTTCAGCACGCGATACCACCGGGCTGGACCCGACGGAACTGCGGACCCTGCAGGACTGGGTGGTGGCGCCGCAGCTGCGCGGTGTACCCGGCGTGGCCGAGGTCAACGCCTTCGGTGGCTTCGAGAAGCAGTATCAAGTACTCGTCCGTCCGGAAGCGCTGATCCAGTACGACCTCACGTTGTCGCAGGTGCTCAATGCAATCGCCGCCAACAACCAGAATGCGGGCGGCGGCTACATCACGCAGGGCGCCGAGCAACTCGTGATCCGCGGCGTGGGGCAGGTGCAGAACCTCGAGCAGATCCAGGGGATCGTGGTGGCGAGCCGCAACGGCACCCCCGTACGGGTCGGCGACCTCGCCGACGTGGTGATCGGTTCGACCATTCGACAGGGCGCCGTCACGAAGGATGGGACGGGAGAAGTCGTGACTGGCATCGTCCTGATGCGCCTTGGCTCGAACTCGCGGACGGTCGTGAACGCCGTGAAGGAGCGCTTCGCCACCGCGGCGAAGAGTCTCCCGCCGGGCATCGAATTGCGCGCGTTCTACGACCGCACCGAACTCGTCGACCGCACGATCAAGACGGTGGAGAAGAATCTCGTGGAGGGCGCGGTCCTGGTCGTAGTGATCCTCTTCCTCCTCCTGGGCAACCTGCGCGCCGCGTTCATCGTGGCGCTCGCCATCCCACTCTCGATGCTGTTCGCGGTCAGTCTGATGGTGAAGGCCGGAATCGCGGGGAGCCTGATGAGCCTGGGGGCGATCGACTTCGGGCTCGTCGTGGATGGCTCCGTCGTCATGGTCGAGAACTCCATGCGCCGGCTGGGCCACCGCCGATCGGGCGAGGGGTTCGTCGCGACCGTGCTGTCGGCGTGCTCCGAGGTGGCGCGGCCCATCCTCTTCGGAGTGGGCATCATCATCGTGGTGTACCTGCCGATTCTCACGCTGGAAGGGGTCGAGGGCAAGATGTTCAAGCCCATGGCGCTGACCGTCGTCTTCGCGCTCGTCGGCTCGCTGCTCCTCACCTTCCTGCTGACGCCCGTCCTCATCTCGCTGCTGCTCAAGGGCAAGGTCGAGGAGAAGGACGTCTGGCTCGTGCGCAAGGCAAAGGCGATCTACGAGCCGGCGCTCGAATGGACGCTCGCGAACGTGCGCAAGGTACTCACCGGCTCCGTTGTGGCGGTCGCACTGGCTGTGGGCCTGGCGCCGTTTCTCGGCTCGGAGTTCATTCCGCGCCTCGATGAGGGCTCGTTCGCGCTGCAAGTGCTCCGGCTCCCGAGCGTCTCGCTCGAGGAGTCGGTGCGGCAGACGACGCAGCTCGAGACGGTGCTGCTTGAAGCGTTCCCCGACGAGATCGAAGACGTCGTCGCCAAGACGGGCCGGCCGGAGATCGCCACCGACCCGATGGGCGTCAACATCAGCGACATCTTCGTCCTGCTCAAGCCGCACGATGGATGGTCGAAGGCCGAGTCCAAGGGCGAACTGGAGGAGAAGATGTCGGCCGTCCTGTCGGAGATCCCCGGACTCGTATTCAGCTTCAGCCAGCCGATCGAGCTGCGAGTGAACGAGCTGATCGCTGGCGTCCGCTCGGACCTCGCCATCAAGGTGTATGGGGATGACCTGAGCCAACTGAGTACGATCGCCGACCAGGTGGTGGCGGAAGTGTCGAAGCTCGACGGCGCAACGGGCTTCAAGGCGCAGCAACTGGAGGGCCTTCCCCAATTGCAGGTGACGGTCCTGCCGGAGCAGTTGAGCCGATACGGGATCAACTCGGCCGACGTGATGCAGGTCGTCGAGGCGATCGGCGGCGTGCAGGCCTCGGAAGTGCTCGAGGGTCAACGGCGTTTCGCGCTGACCGTCCGGTTTCCCGCAACCGTGCGGCGGAATGCCTCGACCATCGCGGGCATTCTCGTCAGCGCGCCGAATGGTCAGCGCGTGCCGCTCGGCACACTCGCCCGCGTCGAAACGGTCAACGGGCCGGCGGAGATCAGCCACGAGAATGGCTCGCGACTGGTCATCATCGAGGGCAACGTGCGTGGCCGCGACATCGGCAGCTTCGTGGGCGACGTGCGCGCGCTGTTCGAGGGGGGCACCATCACGCTGCCCACCGGCTACCGACCGGAGTTCGGCGGACAGTTCGAGAACCTGGAGCGCGCCTCACGGCGGCTGACGCTCGTCGTCCCGCTCTCACTCCTGCTCATCTTCGTACTCCTGTTCGCGACCTTCAACTCCGTGCGGCAGGCGGCGCTCGTCTTCACGGGCATCCCGCTCGCCACGGTGGGCGGCGTGATCGCGCTCTTCCTGCGCGGCATGCCCTTCAGCATCTCCGCGGGCGTCGGCTTCATTGCGCTGTTCGGCATCGCGGTGCTGAACGGCGTCGTGATGGTCTCGTACATGAACGAGTTGCGCATGCACGGCATGCCCCTCGAACGAGCGATCCGCGAGGGGGGCATGACGCGACTGCGGCCCGTGCTGATGACAGCGCTCGTGGCGAGCTTCGGCTTCATCCCGATGGCGATCTCCACCGGGGCGGGCGCCGAGGTCCAACAGCCCCTGGCGACGGTCGTCATCGGTGGCCTCGTCACGAGCACGCTGCTGACGCTGCTCGTGCTTCCGTTGCTCTACCTGCTCTTTGAACGGAAGCAAGCCGAGCGCGACTCCGAGCGCGAGCCGGAGGCGCACGTTGCGCAGGGCGTGCCGGCGGCGCCCCACACCGATCTGATCGCCAGCGGAGGACATCCGTCATGA
- a CDS encoding cation transporter — protein sequence MSPGYRRALWIVVLLNAGYGVVEAVGGFLSGSQSLRADALDFVGDGVISFLGLLALRWSLKARARTALLQGLFLAALGVGVLASTAYGMIVQQQPEAELMGVFAGGALLVNLAAAAVLLPHRTGDANVRAIWLFSRNDALGNLAVVVAAGLVAWTGSPWPDLVVAVAIAALFLQSAWAIVLDARAELRAASRGRTTDTSVHASE from the coding sequence GTGTCGCCCGGTTATCGGCGCGCGCTCTGGATCGTGGTACTCCTGAACGCCGGATACGGTGTCGTCGAGGCGGTCGGAGGTTTTCTCTCGGGCTCCCAATCCCTGCGAGCCGACGCGCTCGATTTCGTGGGCGACGGAGTGATCTCGTTCCTCGGATTGCTCGCGCTTCGGTGGTCGCTGAAGGCGCGTGCTCGTACGGCGTTGCTCCAGGGGCTCTTTCTGGCGGCGCTCGGCGTCGGTGTCCTCGCCTCCACGGCCTATGGGATGATCGTGCAGCAGCAACCCGAGGCCGAGCTCATGGGTGTCTTCGCCGGCGGGGCGCTTCTGGTCAACCTCGCGGCCGCCGCCGTCCTGCTTCCGCACCGGACGGGCGACGCGAATGTCCGGGCGATCTGGCTCTTCTCCCGGAACGACGCGTTAGGCAACCTGGCTGTGGTGGTGGCTGCTGGGTTGGTTGCCTGGACGGGGTCGCCCTGGCCTGACCTCGTTGTGGCCGTCGCGATTGCTGCACTGTTCCTGCAGTCGGCGTGGGCCATCGTGCTCGACGCGCGCGCGGAGCTGCGGGCGGCGAGTCGGGGGCGAACGACAGACACGTCAGTTCACGCATCGGAGTGA